One region of Bdellovibrio bacteriovorus genomic DNA includes:
- a CDS encoding MotA/TolQ/ExbB proton channel family protein produces the protein MEFVLSLARGFTSADAFWMWAILAAQIVSIAIIAERSVALFGARKINQKDLSKLLAEDIKAGNLDKALRRAMQMGKNEPLGVVASAGIQAALDMGGKEEIQLKMDEVLLEENSRVEKRIGFLAMFANVATLIGLLGTITGLIHSFAGIANANPAEKAAILSAGISLAMNTTAYGLIVAVPALIMYAVLQNRASRLTDDLNKGALNLFIQLGFHYEPVTAEEKTSKKSAK, from the coding sequence ATGGAATTCGTACTATCGTTAGCACGTGGATTCACGTCAGCAGATGCATTTTGGATGTGGGCTATTTTGGCCGCTCAAATCGTTTCTATCGCAATTATTGCGGAAAGAAGTGTGGCTCTTTTCGGTGCTCGTAAGATCAATCAAAAAGACCTTTCTAAGCTTTTGGCCGAAGACATTAAGGCCGGAAACCTAGATAAAGCTCTTCGTCGCGCTATGCAAATGGGCAAAAACGAACCTTTGGGCGTTGTTGCTTCCGCTGGCATTCAAGCAGCTCTAGATATGGGCGGCAAAGAAGAAATCCAACTTAAAATGGATGAAGTTCTACTAGAAGAAAACTCTCGCGTTGAAAAACGCATTGGTTTCTTGGCGATGTTTGCCAACGTAGCAACTTTGATTGGTCTATTAGGTACAATCACGGGTCTTATTCACTCTTTTGCGGGTATCGCCAATGCCAATCCAGCAGAAAAAGCTGCGATCTTGTCAGCCGGTATCTCTTTAGCGATGAATACAACGGCTTACGGTCTTATCGTTGCGGTTCCAGCCCTGATCATGTACGCGGTTTTACAAAACCGTGCGTCTCGTTTAACAGATGACCTTAATAAAGGTGCACTGAATCTTTTCATCCAGTTGGGCTTTCATTATGAGCCAGTAACTGCTGAAGAGAAAACTAGCAAAAAATCTGCGAAGTAA
- a CDS encoding ExbD/TolR family protein — protein MDHDKDLNFEINILPILDILSVLICFLLLTAVWVQIGTLDTRQAIGDNSTAGAENPPSLWITVDTQGAVQLSMRDLPNKKTYEEQIRSSGRGVNWEVLEAKIQALKQQWPDLKTGVVRPEAQASYGDVIRIMDQLKKFQFEGVGLSPLG, from the coding sequence ATGGATCACGATAAGGATCTGAACTTTGAAATTAATATTCTTCCGATTCTAGACATCTTGTCAGTGCTCATCTGCTTTTTGCTTTTGACCGCTGTATGGGTGCAAATCGGAACTCTTGATACTCGACAGGCCATTGGCGACAACTCCACGGCAGGGGCCGAAAATCCCCCGTCTCTTTGGATCACTGTCGACACTCAAGGCGCGGTTCAGCTTTCAATGCGTGATCTTCCCAATAAGAAGACTTACGAAGAGCAAATCCGTAGTTCTGGCCGTGGTGTGAACTGGGAAGTATTGGAAGCAAAAATCCAGGCTTTAAAACAACAATGGCCGGATCTTAAAACCGGCGTTGTTCGCCCTGAAGCTCAAGCGTCCTACGGTGATGTGATCCGCATTATGGATCAGCTTAAAAAATTCCAATTTGAAGGAGTGGGACTTTCCCCACTTGGATAG
- a CDS encoding ExbD/TolR family protein: MKSSSFADKNKKSPLGSLMNLKPGIKGKKKGVRDLALALPLTSLIDAFSIIVIYLLIGTQTTGQEADLPKNLTLPMAEHSVGLDKETTTLTIQKGVYRLNDQVVPVRVLAQKLSEIKKASKEDMTELLVQADQEMKFEDLDPLLKASSQSGFEKMKFAVVPSK; this comes from the coding sequence ATGAAATCCTCTTCCTTTGCGGATAAAAATAAAAAATCGCCTTTGGGTTCACTCATGAACCTAAAGCCGGGAATTAAAGGCAAAAAGAAAGGCGTGCGTGATTTAGCTCTCGCGCTTCCTTTAACTTCGTTGATCGATGCGTTTTCGATCATCGTTATCTATCTTTTGATCGGAACCCAAACCACAGGTCAAGAAGCAGATCTTCCTAAGAATCTGACTTTACCAATGGCAGAACACTCTGTCGGTCTGGATAAAGAGACGACGACTTTGACCATTCAAAAAGGTGTTTACCGTTTGAATGATCAAGTGGTTCCGGTGCGCGTTTTGGCGCAAAAGCTTTCAGAAATTAAGAAAGCTTCTAAAGAAGACATGACAGAACTTTTGGTTCAAGCCGATCAAGAAATGAAGTTTGAAGATTTGGATCCTTTGCTTAAAGCAAGCAGCCAATCAGGCTTCGAAAAAATGAAATTTGCGGTGGTACCTTCAAAATGA
- a CDS encoding tetratricopeptide repeat protein, translating into MKTLNDILTLAAFVTGILAPNGAFADKMNADTQDLVIKKMERVLSAMDKNESSYLSSQQRLADLLSERARMRFMLEVEANCNGCKGSQADRLKAVGIYESLLKDVKINEHGPILFQLAHLYEMAGQNDKAISLYESIVKDAKKKNINPAIVTRSRVGLGDLLFAKGKFKEARENYLVALKDSKLENRSLTVYNLAWCEFNTDNLKGAIATLETLLKTPQKITRDTDEGSRYDGAFHTDIMRDLGTFYTKQDVTSKEINSFEALAPAEKRKDLLLYFAKETDRIGQKKAAREIMNRYLADTTLTKEERIDASVQMAQISYDQGETAASIAAFAKAAADIQKNGCKNGKCDEFQKSMKRFVTELHRSKKLKPDQDLLNAYVTYTNTFPADKEMVLRGASVATEMNNYAVAIQFNRIISENKAFDQKDRTEALQNEVSVAERSKNPTMQREAYLHYLKYADEGPKAFEVRYQLAYLSYSQKQFQDAAGAFEDLAKDKKGTPDLRKKAADLSLDALAQVKNEKALEALAWDYSVIFPQHNKEYSQIARRTLMNNVARTANDAAADKSALKSSLNALDDRKIQNASPAEKILFYKNQSVLALKVEDEKTYITSLNALLAIPSLSKEERLQALEQLTSYYEKRLDFQNAYATASRINNPKISEKEKEFRLGTLADLGGMDASKHYRRALKAGLAGERAYVVRTRLVLLSSSPVKELKEQAKVLKQKPSMLNETVLLVYGKTGDAKGLSAITGMKEMRKQSAVNFIAKQYFYEKVGREANKIAQHKLNTKNDRVLQKSLTDRILLLKRADKLLEESLALKDVTAQMLALNVVSVENLRMVQDLAGLPLPAGLSEKEKAQYLGLLKNQSRPYLMKARVAQAKEQEIWTRSNALAMTIKDYQTARPELKPLLGRELSLLNQVPGKGPMKSALEDALSERPFSSRDLVSARKAVAQSPSDLKEIENLKMIETKIGHPLMPAYLEARISHLQRGKSL; encoded by the coding sequence ATGAAAACACTCAACGACATCCTAACCCTAGCAGCCTTTGTGACTGGCATTTTAGCTCCTAACGGGGCTTTTGCCGATAAAATGAACGCCGACACGCAGGATCTCGTGATCAAAAAAATGGAGCGTGTCCTGTCGGCGATGGATAAAAACGAAAGTTCTTATCTGTCTAGTCAACAGCGTCTAGCCGACTTGTTGTCGGAGCGTGCCCGCATGCGTTTTATGCTGGAAGTTGAAGCCAACTGTAACGGCTGTAAGGGCTCTCAAGCCGATCGTTTAAAAGCGGTTGGCATTTATGAATCCCTGCTTAAAGATGTCAAAATCAATGAGCACGGTCCCATTCTTTTCCAATTGGCTCACTTGTATGAAATGGCCGGTCAAAACGATAAAGCTATTAGCTTGTATGAATCTATCGTTAAAGACGCCAAAAAGAAAAACATCAACCCTGCCATCGTGACTCGTTCACGCGTGGGTTTGGGTGATTTGTTATTTGCTAAAGGCAAATTCAAAGAAGCTCGCGAAAACTATCTCGTCGCTTTAAAAGACTCTAAATTAGAAAACCGCTCTTTGACGGTTTATAACTTAGCTTGGTGTGAATTTAACACGGACAACCTCAAAGGCGCCATTGCCACTTTAGAAACCTTGCTTAAAACTCCCCAAAAAATCACTCGGGATACAGATGAAGGCAGCCGTTATGATGGCGCTTTCCATACTGATATTATGCGCGATTTAGGAACGTTCTATACCAAACAAGACGTGACTTCTAAAGAAATCAACAGCTTTGAAGCTTTAGCCCCCGCTGAAAAGCGCAAAGATTTGTTATTGTATTTTGCCAAAGAAACAGATCGCATCGGTCAAAAAAAGGCCGCGCGCGAAATCATGAACCGTTATTTGGCTGACACTACTTTGACTAAAGAAGAGCGCATTGATGCTTCCGTGCAAATGGCGCAAATCAGCTATGACCAAGGGGAAACAGCGGCTTCTATCGCCGCTTTTGCTAAAGCTGCTGCCGACATCCAAAAGAATGGCTGCAAAAATGGCAAATGTGACGAGTTCCAAAAATCTATGAAGCGCTTCGTAACTGAGCTTCATAGATCTAAAAAGTTAAAACCAGATCAAGATCTTTTGAACGCTTATGTTACATACACCAACACCTTCCCGGCTGATAAGGAAATGGTTTTGCGGGGTGCTTCGGTCGCAACGGAAATGAATAACTATGCGGTCGCCATTCAATTTAATCGCATCATCAGCGAAAATAAGGCGTTTGATCAAAAAGACCGCACAGAGGCATTGCAAAATGAAGTTTCAGTGGCGGAACGCTCTAAAAACCCCACCATGCAGCGTGAAGCTTATCTGCATTACTTAAAATATGCTGATGAGGGTCCTAAGGCGTTTGAAGTTCGTTACCAATTGGCTTACTTAAGCTATTCACAAAAACAATTTCAAGACGCCGCAGGTGCTTTTGAAGACTTAGCTAAAGACAAAAAAGGCACGCCGGATCTTCGCAAAAAAGCCGCGGATCTTTCTTTAGATGCTTTGGCTCAAGTTAAAAACGAAAAGGCTTTAGAAGCCTTGGCTTGGGATTATTCTGTTATTTTTCCTCAACACAACAAAGAGTACTCGCAAATCGCGCGTCGTACTTTGATGAACAATGTAGCTCGCACCGCCAATGATGCCGCGGCCGATAAATCTGCTTTGAAATCATCGTTAAATGCTTTGGATGACCGTAAAATCCAAAACGCCTCGCCTGCTGAAAAAATCTTGTTCTATAAAAATCAAAGTGTTTTGGCATTGAAAGTAGAAGATGAAAAGACTTATATCACGTCTTTAAATGCCCTTCTTGCCATCCCCTCTTTGTCTAAAGAAGAGCGTTTGCAGGCCTTAGAGCAACTAACAAGCTATTACGAAAAGCGTTTGGATTTCCAAAATGCTTACGCCACAGCTTCGCGCATTAACAATCCTAAAATCTCTGAGAAGGAAAAAGAATTCCGTTTAGGAACCTTGGCGGACCTTGGTGGAATGGATGCTTCTAAGCACTATCGCCGTGCTTTAAAGGCCGGTCTTGCGGGTGAACGCGCTTATGTCGTGCGCACGCGTTTGGTGTTGTTGTCATCTTCACCGGTTAAAGAACTTAAAGAACAAGCCAAAGTTCTTAAACAAAAACCTTCGATGCTGAATGAAACAGTTCTTTTGGTTTACGGTAAAACTGGCGATGCCAAAGGTCTTTCCGCTATCACAGGCATGAAGGAAATGCGTAAGCAATCGGCAGTGAATTTCATTGCTAAGCAGTACTTTTACGAAAAAGTGGGTCGTGAAGCGAATAAAATTGCTCAGCATAAACTGAACACTAAAAACGACCGTGTCTTGCAAAAATCTTTGACCGACAGAATCTTGCTTTTAAAGCGAGCTGACAAATTGCTTGAAGAAAGCTTGGCCTTAAAAGATGTGACTGCCCAAATGTTGGCATTAAACGTCGTTTCTGTCGAAAACTTGCGTATGGTTCAAGACTTAGCTGGCCTCCCCCTACCAGCCGGTCTTTCCGAGAAGGAAAAGGCTCAGTATCTGGGACTGCTTAAAAATCAATCTCGCCCTTACTTGATGAAAGCGCGTGTGGCCCAAGCCAAAGAACAAGAAATTTGGACTCGCTCTAATGCTTTAGCTATGACCATTAAGGACTACCAAACGGCGCGTCCTGAGTTAAAGCCCCTATTGGGTCGTGAGCTTTCATTATTGAATCAAGTGCCAGGTAAAGGCCCTATGAAGTCAGCCTTAGAAGACGCTTTATCTGAGCGCCCATTTTCGTCACGTGACCTGGTGTCTGCGCGCAAAGCTGTGGCGCAATCACCGTCAGATTTGAAGGAAATTGAAAACTTGAAAATGATTGAGACAAAAATCGGCCACCCTCTTATGCCTGCTTACCTGGAAGCGCGTATAAGCCACTTACAGAGAGGAAAAAGCCTATGA
- a CDS encoding AgmX/PglI C-terminal domain-containing protein — MSTAKLVILENTLGQKVRTFAVNSDNLNLVYLKDKRRIEACAQLQDLDNEGIEYSLVKKLKLSQISEDGVEIQGLGRLRLFSESAKNSPTYVLAEEQDDEKLKLFVKNTAIGHVAAVALLLIASWVSAHYFTKAQEPQLVTITLPQEVKKETPKPETRQTVKVSEKKIKPTNKVVKKVVKTHTLVKRTAKAVAPAKDVRRIGALAALGGLKNGHKGAEGLDMNSLKNIRAAGTGAGGGGIGNAGRGGAKGYLSGSGLIAGSPGEGARAQGAGGYGTRGSGGGRAGYGKISLVGGTSAVSLPLDDEASVEGGLDRDQIIAVINRNKGQIVYCYEKGLQAAPQIGGRVAVSFVIGAAGRITVASVAESSLNSKMVENCMLAKMRNWQFPRPVGKVNVDVLYPFELARVSSR; from the coding sequence ATGAGTACTGCGAAACTAGTGATTCTCGAAAACACTCTAGGACAAAAAGTTCGCACCTTTGCGGTAAACTCGGACAACTTGAACCTAGTTTATTTGAAAGACAAAAGACGTATCGAAGCGTGTGCTCAATTGCAGGATCTGGATAACGAGGGAATTGAATATTCCTTGGTTAAAAAGCTTAAGCTTTCGCAAATCTCTGAAGACGGAGTTGAAATCCAAGGCCTCGGCCGCCTCCGTCTTTTCTCTGAATCAGCTAAAAACAGCCCTACTTATGTTTTGGCTGAAGAACAAGACGACGAAAAATTAAAACTCTTCGTTAAAAACACCGCCATCGGTCACGTGGCCGCGGTGGCTTTGCTTTTAATCGCTTCATGGGTTTCTGCTCATTACTTTACTAAAGCTCAAGAGCCTCAATTAGTGACAATCACTCTGCCTCAAGAGGTTAAAAAAGAAACTCCTAAACCAGAAACTCGTCAAACGGTGAAAGTTTCTGAAAAGAAAATCAAGCCGACGAACAAAGTCGTTAAAAAAGTCGTAAAAACTCACACTTTAGTTAAACGTACGGCAAAAGCAGTCGCTCCGGCAAAAGACGTTCGCCGTATCGGTGCTTTAGCGGCCTTAGGTGGACTTAAAAACGGTCACAAAGGTGCTGAAGGCCTTGATATGAATTCACTTAAAAACATCCGCGCTGCCGGCACAGGTGCTGGTGGTGGCGGTATCGGTAACGCCGGTCGCGGTGGTGCTAAGGGTTACCTTTCTGGTTCTGGCTTGATTGCTGGCAGCCCGGGTGAAGGGGCTCGTGCACAAGGTGCGGGCGGTTACGGAACTCGTGGTTCTGGTGGTGGTCGTGCCGGTTACGGTAAGATCTCTTTAGTCGGTGGTACATCGGCTGTCAGCCTTCCACTTGATGATGAAGCTTCTGTTGAAGGTGGATTAGATCGCGATCAAATCATCGCGGTTATCAACCGTAACAAAGGTCAAATCGTTTATTGTTATGAAAAAGGCTTGCAAGCCGCTCCACAAATTGGTGGTCGCGTGGCAGTGAGTTTTGTGATTGGCGCTGCGGGACGTATCACTGTCGCTTCAGTGGCGGAGTCTTCTTTAAATTCGAAAATGGTTGAAAATTGTATGCTTGCGAAGATGCGCAATTGGCAATTCCCTCGCCCCGTGGGCAAGGTCAATGTCGATGTCCTTTATCCGTTTGAGTTAGCTCGCGTGAGCAGTCGCTAG
- a CDS encoding outer membrane beta-barrel domain-containing protein, whose protein sequence is MKTMKILLTALLVCSFVQTAQAAGKKSAPKQINASEDIDTLGGNKDLMDMAGRIQSTSRSRIVQERIVDRRNKVEFGLSYGGIMGGDAYLRTQSIGFSMDYHITPRWSIGGRYYDFGSSLTPEGERIKKASEEAKANGGVANPFNVDTPQSAMMAVVNWYPIYGKTSFLDLGVTQFDLYLLAGGGSIELSSGNTDLYTAGLGVGAWMSRHLSIRSEIRYQKYDDMPDRTVARSVDTAAATISIGWIL, encoded by the coding sequence ATGAAAACGATGAAAATCCTCTTAACAGCTCTTCTCGTTTGCTCTTTTGTTCAAACTGCACAAGCGGCGGGCAAAAAGTCTGCGCCTAAACAAATCAATGCCTCTGAAGACATTGATACCTTAGGTGGTAACAAAGACCTTATGGATATGGCAGGCCGTATTCAATCAACCAGCCGTTCACGTATCGTGCAAGAGCGCATCGTGGATCGTCGCAACAAAGTTGAGTTCGGTCTTTCTTACGGCGGCATCATGGGTGGTGACGCTTATCTAAGAACTCAAAGCATTGGTTTTTCGATGGACTACCACATCACTCCTCGTTGGTCGATCGGTGGCCGTTATTATGATTTCGGGTCCAGCCTCACTCCAGAAGGAGAAAGAATCAAAAAAGCTTCCGAAGAAGCAAAAGCCAATGGTGGCGTTGCCAACCCATTTAACGTCGACACTCCACAAAGTGCGATGATGGCTGTTGTAAACTGGTACCCAATTTACGGCAAAACTAGTTTCCTAGATTTAGGTGTCACTCAGTTTGACCTTTACTTGCTTGCTGGCGGTGGTTCTATTGAACTTTCAAGTGGCAACACCGATCTTTATACTGCGGGTTTGGGTGTGGGTGCTTGGATGTCTCGTCATCTTTCCATCCGCTCTGAAATCCGTTACCAAAAATATGATGATATGCCAGACCGCACGGTGGCTCGCTCTGTAGATACAGCGGCGGCGACAATTTCGATCGGATGGATCTTATGA